In Larimichthys crocea isolate SSNF chromosome XI, L_crocea_2.0, whole genome shotgun sequence, the sequence gtacatatatggtaaagtgtgtgtgtgtgtgtgtgtgtgtgtgtgtgttttaggggcCAGCTGGCAGAAGACTCTGTTGATTGACTCAGTCTCCAGAGACGGACTAAGGAGACTGATACAACCCAAACTGTCCAGGTAACGCCTCATTAACATGtgctcattaatattcattattattatcatgacAGCTTTAGTACATGTTCATTATTCAtattcctgtctctctgttcttgtctgtctctctgtacctgtctctcttgCAGGGTGGACTACCTGACGCAGAAGCTGTCGTcagcagaggagacagacaggcagcagctgaGAGAGCAGATCGACAGtctggagagagagattgaCCTCCTCAGGTgagcctgtctgtctttaactgcctgtctgtctgtctctgtgaggaCATTTTGTCCTAATGAAGTCAGACAGAATCCGCGAACAGCTGACTCAGCTAACAGTCCctccatgtaaacaaacagtctAACTCTCAGCTGACtctgtctccatggtaacagtATCAACACTGGTCAGTGTGTGAGTCACTCACAGGTAAACaatcacacctgtgtgtgtgtgtgtgtgtgtgtgtgtgaggtcagttgacattctctgtctctgattggtcagagagaagaaggaggaggagctgatCGGTGATCGATATGAAGAACACGATTGGCAGAGAATCTCTAATATTGACGTAAGTGAAGAAGATCGGCCAATCGGACGAGAGCAACATCACACCGTCATATAacaccccctctcctcctcctcctcctcctctcctcagttTGAAGGCACAAAAGAGGCGGAGGACCTCCGTAGTTTCTGGCAGAACTTCCTCCACCCGTCCATCAACAAGTCTTCATGGAgtcagcaggaggtggaggagctgaaggaggtCAGCAGGAGGcacggagagagagactgggagAGCATCGCTGAGGAGCTGGGGGTGAGGAGgacctgtctatctgtctctgacctgtctctaTCTCtggcctgtctgtgtgtgtgtgtgtgtgtgtgtgtgtaagtaaatatatattttatatatagaataaagcTTAAGAAAAAgaattgtgtatgtgtgtgtatgtttctgtttgtgtgtgcatgtgtgtgtaaaataataataaaataataagtgataataaaaatatagatcGTTTAATAAAGTACATATAAAAAGATGAATAGTTctacactgaaacatttcttaaTGTGTGACATGCAGTGATGTAATCTGCTGCCAGTTCTACAGCAGAGCTCACAGACGGATTGAAATGATTTGGTTTTGTTGGAGGGGGAAGAAGTCAGggattttttctttaattttgggaaataattcttctctcatttctttgtatttggGGCAATTTGTGAGAAAGTGagtttctgtctgtccttctcCTGTGTCTCCAGTGGATACAaattctttctgttctttctacCCATTCTCTTTTGTGGCGACCAGTTTCAATGGCAGGTTTATGCTGAGTCTATGTTTTGTGAgggtttgtctttttatattggGCCAGTTGGAATTCTCTGTTCAGTAGattataacattttaatttactgattgttttagtttttgttttccactgtttgcaatatttttgtttattatctttgtcaatttgtttgatttgtgagTGTGGATTATTTTTGTAGTGTAATTTTGATTTGTCAATCTGACTTTCTCATTTGTCCCATTCCAGGTATTCTTCTCTGGGTTCAGACAGCCCTGCTGTTCTAAATATGCCCTGTGCTGATATGAGTTTAAATCAGACTCAATCAAATGGTTCCAAAATTtgatttgtctctctctctgacctgtctgtctctcagacgGGGAGGACAGCCTTCCTGTGTCTTCAGACGTTCCAGCGGTTCGTCTCAGACTCGTTACGGAGGGGCAGTTGGACTCCGTCTGAAGACGCTCTGCTCAGAGAACTcgtcgacaagatgaggattGGAAACTTCATCCCCTACTCACAGAgtatgacatcactgtgacatcactgacatCACACTACGCCATCattgtctctctcacctgtctgtctgcctctctcacctgtctgtccctcaGTGAGTTACTTCATGGAGGGTCGTGACCCAAGTCAGCTGCTCTACAGGTGGGCTCAGGCTCTGGACCCGAGCCTGAAGAGAGGTCCGTGGACGCCCGATGAGGACCAGGTAAGTCAGGAGGCGGGGCCGTTCTTTAAACATTCCTTCAACGTTCATTTAATGTTCTGAACTGATTCAGGAAGCagatctatctgtctgtctgtctgtctgtctaaatcTGAGACATTAGCATGTGTTAGCATGCTGTCTGTaggtacctgtctgtctacctgtccaGCACTCTCTTTGgctgtctctgacctgtctgtctacctgtctacctgtctgtctgtcagctgctgctgcaggccgTCTCTCGTTATGGTGAGAAGGACTGGTGGAAGATCCGGTTCGAGGTTCCTGGACGtactgacagcagctgcagagacaggtgagatcTCACTGGATGATAGAAGCTGTGGGTATGTTCAGATGTGTTTAAACTGGAAGTGTATGTTCACCTGTacttcatggtgtgtgtgtgtgtgtgtgtgtgtgtgtgtgtgtgtgtgtgtgtgtgtgtgtgtgtgcgcgcaggtACTATGACTGTCTGAAGGAGGACATAAAGAGAGGACCGTTTGACAAAAAGGAGCAGCtgttgctgctgatgctggTGAAGAAACATGGAGTTGGTAAGTCACATGATGTCCAGTCAGCTGTTCCTACTTTATGTTAATTACACtaacagaaagtgtgtgtgtgtgtttgtttgtgtgtgtgtgtcaggtcgCTGGGCGAAGATCGCTGCAGAGATTCCTCATCGTTTGGACGCTCAGTGTCTTCGAGAGTGGAGGAAACTCAGCAAAACACTTCCACTTCCTGCTCAGGTACGCACACCTGttcaaccaatcaatcaatcagccaGTCAATcgataaatcaatcaatcagccaTCAGACATGCTATTGTTCTGTTTCAGtcactgtgtttgcttttgtgttCACATCTCAGTATCTGTATTTTGTATTCCCTTAAATCAACCACAAACCATCTCTAACAAAGGCCTGCTCTAACGAAGGCCTGCTCTAACGAAGGCCCGTCTGTGATGAAGTCTCAACAGGTTTTCAGTAAACAAACTGACTCTCTCTTTGTCAACAGAAACATGGGGGTAAAAAAACACCAACCACCAACGATGGAGAAGCAAAGACGAAGGAGAAGATTAAGGTTGCACAGACCCGGAGAAGCCTCAAGACACGActgaagaaagtgaaggagaaagaagagcaggaggagaccagcgatgaggaggaggaggcattGGTGGAGTACATGGACAGtgatgaagagaagaaaaaagtaaagaagGCCATGGGAGTATTGAGGAGTGAGGAgttggaggaagaggagaaggcgTATGACTTCCCCCCTATACAGGAGTGGACTTCAACAGACGCACAGAGTTTCACCTTCCTGAGCTTTCGACCGGTGGAGCTGCCTTCCTCTGGAGATGCCTACAAGGGGAAACCTGTGAGGTCAACCATCCTTGGAGACTTTGGACAGTCCGTGGTAATTGGACCTCCACCCAGAGACCTGCAGTGGTACAAACgccacagcagcaacaccatGATGATGGTATCACCTGAACAGCTGCAAGCCTACCTCCAGGTCCAGATGAACACGTTCGACAACCTCAATGGGAAGGTGCAGACTGGCAAACGTAACCTACCAGAAGTGACGGGGGGAGGGTTGGACTACGAGCTGCAGGCTGCGGTGACGCCTTGGATCGGTAACCTCCTGATCCCGGCAAAAACCAGACTGACAGCAACCGATGCTCTGAGGGAGCGAGGAGAGAAGACCCCACTGTCCTCGACGTCCGTATTCCTGATCTTCATCCAGACCTTGAACGTGGACTCTGAAGGCTGTAAGAAGATGATacagcagaggaagaacaagGTCATGTCATCAATACTGCACTCTGGAAACACGATTAACCTAAATACAGTTGCAGGAATGTTGGAGAAGAAGCGTTTGGTGAACAAGCAGCAGGACAAACTGATCCTGGCGCAGCGTGGGGTGCTGCAccataaagacaaacagaaacatcagccACGACAGCTTGCACTGCTGCAacaacctcctcttctctgcccCCCATCAATGCCTCCTCAGCATCTTCTTCAGGTGCCTCCTAAAATGCATCCTCAGATGTCTCCTGTGTCCCTATTTTCTCATCCTGCCTCCACCCAGCTAATGCCTGCCACGTCGCTGACCTCGACTTCTCCATGCAGACCTCCTCCTGCGGTGGTCACCTCTATGTTACCTTCTTCTCCTCATAGACTGAATGCCCCCCCTGTCATAGTGGTCCAAATGCCCCTGAACACTACATCTACCTGCTCTGCTTCTTTCCACCAATTACCTAGACTTGCCCCAGCCCCCTCCATCAACCAGCATGTTTCTATTGGTTCAACACCGCCCAGTCAGAACGCGGTTTCCTCAATCTCCAGCATTCCCATCACTTTCTCCAGCCAGCCTAGTCCTGCCCTCAGTCCATCCAGCTCCATCCAGAATCCACTCAAAGACACTCAAGAGGATCAACAGGCCGTCTGTGGCAGTCAGAACGAGGTGGATTTGGGTGCCGCAGGTAATGATGTAGGTGAAGCATGTCCAGGCATGGACAGGGCAGGTAACGGTGTGATCAAGGAAGACAGAAGGATCCGGAAGCCAAGTCTGAAGGCCAAATCTCCCCAGGACACCGCCAAAGCAAAGGTAAACTCCTGTCATTAGATGGTGGCTCTCAGCAAGGCTTGAACCTGCTGGGGGTCCAAAAGGTTCATGTTAACTTGGTCCTGAGTTACAGAACTCTGTGAAGGTCAGCTTGAACAGCTCAGCTCTTGAACTAGTTGGCCAGatttgtaaaacaacaaaaatttgGGGTCTGTGATTGCCTCTCGTTTTTCTGGTTGATTGACTTGGTTGTCTTTGGTTGTTGCTCATTTCAGGCTAAAGCTCAGAAGAAAGCTGCTTCATCTCCATGTCGGAAAATTCAGATCCAGAACATGAACTCTCCTTCTCAGCCGGTTGGGACCACTCCCATAAATCCGGTACCTCAGACTTCTCAAAGACCGTCTCCTCCCTTGGTCGTCCTCCCTCCTCCAACCAAACCAGACActccttcacttcctgtctctgtgaaCTCGTCCCAGATCACCACACCTGCCTCCTGCTCTGATAGGACTGTGTCAGCAGCCCCGCCCCCCTCTATATCCACCAATCAGCACGCTGCCTACGCCACTTTAAGCCTACAAACTCCTTTACACAACGATCATGACTACACCTTTACACCAAGTCTTGTCTCTGATGACAGTCAACATGGCTTCAACTCCGATCCACCAATCCCCACCCCCAAACAGCCAAACCAGCATGGCTCTGACTCcacccccacaaaaaaaaatcctaaagcCCCGCCCAGTGGGAGGAAACGAGCAAGGGAGGAGCAACCGAGTGTGACGAGCAGCCAGGATGatcagtgtgtgggtggggcAGGTCATGTGGTGGGCAGGACAGGTGACGTGTTGGGGGGGGCAGGTACAGGTGTGACCCAGGAAGGAAGGAGGCGTCGTAAGCCGAGTGAGAAGGTCAGAACTCTTCAGGGAGCTGTTAAGACCCAACAGGTAAGAACCTAAAGCTGAgtcctctgttgttgttgttgaaggtTGCTGCTCACTGCGCCTCCATGAACACAGACTGGTCTCTAACCCActaacctcctcctcctctgattcCTCCTTGTCTGACTCctcctgtgttgttttgtttccaggctgaagccaagaaaaaaaagagtttgtctTCTCCTCCTTGGAAAAAGCGCTCTTGTACGTCTCGCTCTAAACAGGAAGTTGTCATCCAGAACCCTCCACTTACTCCGCTGCCCAGCTTCTGTTTGTGTCCTGGTCAGTCCATGTGGGTCATGACTCCTCATGGGCTGATCCAGTTGGCAGATGCCCCGCCTCAAGGCCTGCAGCTGGCATTGGTCCCAGCTCTACTCGGGAATAGTAACGGTCAGCAGGCCACGCCCCCTCTGCCCCTACCTGCAGACAGTCTAGCCGCACCTCAACCAGCCGCACCTCAACCAGCCCCTCAATCAGCCGCACCTCAACCCCCCCCAGTGTTGGTCCTCGAAAACCTGCCTGGACAGAATCAGTCACGCCTTCTTCCTGCCCCTCTTTCCTGTCCTGAGCCCGTCCCCCGACCTATCATCCTGCAGCCAGTCTCAAACCCGGGCGCCCCTGAGCTTCACCCAAAACTCATCCTGCCATATAAGGGCACTGTCAAAGCAGACCATTCGGTACCCCCTCCCCTCCAGAGGGAGGCATTGCAGTTCGACCCCTCCCTGATGTTTCGAGAGTCCCAGAAAGAGGTGCATGATTGGCTGAGCAGTCAGCGAGGGGTGGTGGTACCTGGAGTGGGCGTGGCTTTTCCCTACCTGCCACCCTTCGTCAGCAGTCTGAGCACGCTCAATGCACTGCTCCAAGCCAGGACGTCTCTGACTGAATCAACCCTTCAGCTGCTGAGTCGAGAGTCCGAACCCCGACACCCCCAAATTGACCCTGACAGCACCAAGACCACGTCCAGTCCGGACTTGCCAGATTCCACGACCGACTGTAAACCAGCTACAGACAACACAGGTAACCCAGGTAACACACCCGACACACACCTGAATGTATTTCACACACTGCTCATGCTGGAGGTTTTTGGCCGGAAGTGGTCTCATCTCTCctaaacactaaaatatttgATGTTGTGATGAAGATAATCAGTTGATTCAtcctcaggtgtgtttgtttctgcaccTGCAGCTCCCTCTGTCGACCTGCAGGAGGAGGTAGAGCTCGTGGTGACAGTGCGTCAGCTGGTGGCAGAGCGTTTCTCAGGTAACCCTGCCTACCAGCTGCTGAAAGCCCGCTTCCTGTCCTGCTTCACTGTCCCTGCCCTCCTGGCTACTGTTCAGCCAGTTACCAAAAAGATTGTGGAGAAGAAGGCGtcacaaggagaggaggaggaggaggaggagcagagagtcatagagagagtgaaacagaggagagctgccgtgaGTTTGTTAACAGCAGGTTATTACACAACAGGATGTTCAGACCGAATGATCTGATTGGATAAGAGTTGTTCATGAGTgctcatttaaagaaaaacagcactgaGATTAGCTGATaaacataacattaaaaataacattactctgtgcaataacctgtacattataatttaattatttatcttcACTGTTCACTTCATTTAGTCTGTCTCGCATGGATATGTATATACTGTGGTATCATGTCAGAACACAAGCGGTTGTAGAAACCATATACATTCCATCATCTCATCACAAGTCCTTTATCCAGTGTACAAATGTCTATAGATACACTACAGATGACTGACTGGAGTCAACTACAACTCCCAAGATGCATTTCACTGATAAAGCCAGTCACAGAGCTCCACATCAACACTGAGTTTATAATCAGCTGATTCGATTCATTCAGCGTTGTTCTCAGCTGCTGAGGCTTGTGGGTAATGTAGtagaacagacagaagatgtCACTGatcagtttctttgtgttttcagagatCTGTACTGCTGAGTGACGGCGCAGGAGTTCCAGCCAATCACTTCTCAGGAATCATCACCACAGATCAGACTGGATCGGAACAGACTGGATCGGAACAGACTGGACCAGACCAGATTGGATCAGATCAGACTGGATCAgaacagactggactggactggaccaGTTGAAAGCAGACAGTCAGTGTCCAATGAAAAGCTCCGGTCTAAACGTTGACTTGTCCTCTGACAGATGGTTGgatgtttgaattaaattagAGACATATTTTGATTGGTCCAATCGTTCAGTCCGGATCAGATTTCTGAAGTTAAAATCAGGCGTTTGAGATCTCGGTGACTTAATCACCAGTCAAACATGTTCTGTTCTCGTTgtgaactttgtttttatgatgtttgaATCATTGTCTGGACATTCTGCGGctctgtgctgcgttcagggaCCTCACACAAAGCGGTAAAGGAACGACGTTGCActaaaaaatctcttttttgtttacttttacttatttagagactgtgaagaaaaaaaactgacttgaattttttgtaataaagaaaaatgtttctgaaattAAGCTGAGTGTGCTTGTATATGTGTGAGTCTATGAGGAACAGTTTTAGACACTGGACAGTAAGGACACTGTGGGGTCACTGTGGACTGTATGGACAATGTGGGGACACTGTGGGGACACTTTGACCTAAAATATATGACATATATTTTAGGTCAATGTGTCCCTGCAACTTCCTCGTTTGTCTCTATGAACTCCTCTCTTTgactttcttctctttgtttgatttcagtTCCGCTCACTCAGATTTCCAGGAATCTCCGTCAATACAAATCAGCGCTgttgtgacatcacttcctgttttagtCAGCTGATGTTTCCTGTTCACTTTGTCATTCCTTCTGTGACTTCTCTAATCTTTCACCGTCTTCCTCTTTCAGTCACTTTCTGTCCAAACAAGCTCAACTGACgagaaaacaaactttgataaattatattatgaattataaaaaaaatgtaatgaaactttaattaatttaaacacaAGCATGCTTTATATtagtgttattatatattattagttCAGTAATCTCATGTGTCTAAGGTTCAGTCAAAAGgctttttttc encodes:
- the snapc4 gene encoding snRNA-activating protein complex subunit 4 isoform X2; protein product: MSVSLSAERDRIQRQVEELEQILSVTNTDMELLSSETDDESADDDTEEEGKSAAGLLAQRAKIQQEIQNLETILGPHSPVCVSDDDSSSESELGLSASVDSCLQMNLVYQQVVQETLDQLETLLDQNHRQQKEVTSQLSGPIKESSREPGPPSSCQQPINMFLGRFFKPYFKDKLTGLGPPANEETKLKTVRMSGCLENKKLKVKRWASWQKTLLIDSVSRDGLRRLIQPKLSRVDYLTQKLSSAEETDRQQLREQIDSLEREIDLLREKKEEELIGDRYEEHDWQRISNIDFEGTKEAEDLRSFWQNFLHPSINKSSWSQQEVEELKEVSRRHGERDWESIAEELGTGRTAFLCLQTFQRFVSDSLRRGSWTPSEDALLRELVDKMRIGNFIPYSQMSYFMEGRDPSQLLYRWAQALDPSLKRGPWTPDEDQLLLQAVSRYGEKDWWKIRFEVPGRTDSSCRDRYYDCLKEDIKRGPFDKKEQLLLLMLVKKHGVGRWAKIAAEIPHRLDAQCLREWRKLSKTLPLPAQKHGGKKTPTTNDGEAKTKEKIKVAQTRRSLKTRLKKVKEKEEQEETSDEEEEALVEYMDSDEEKKKVKKAMGVLRSEELEEEEKAYDFPPIQEWTSTDAQSFTFLSFRPVELPSSGDAYKGKPVRSTILGDFGQSVVIGPPPRDLQWYKRHSSNTMMMVSPEQLQAYLQVQMNTFDNLNGKVQTGKRNLPEVTGGGLDYELQAAVTPWIGNLLIPAKTRLTATDALRERGEKTPLSSTSVFLIFIQTLNVDSEGCKKMIQQRKNKVMSSILHSGNTINLNTVAGMLEKKRLVNKQQDKLILAQRGVLHHKDKQKHQPRQLALLQQPPLLCPPSMPPQHLLQVPPKMHPQMSPVSLFSHPASTQLMPATSLTSTSPCRPPPAVVTSMLPSSPHRLNAPPVIVVQMPLNTTSTCSASFHQLPRLAPAPSINQHVSIGSTPPSQNAVSSISSIPITFSSQPSPALSPSSSIQNPLKDTQEDQQAVCGSQNEVDLGAAGNDVGEACPGMDRAGNGVIKEDRRIRKPSLKAKSPQDTAKAKAKAQKKAASSPCRKIQIQNMNSPSQPVGTTPINPVPQTSQRPSPPLVVLPPPTKPDTPSLPVSVNSSQITTPASCSDRTVSAAPPPSISTNQHAAYATLSLQTPLHNDHDYTFTPSLVSDDSQHGFNSDPPIPTPKQPNQHGSDSTPTKKNPKAPPSGRKRAREEQPSVTSSQDDQCVGGAGHVVGRTGDVLGGAGTGVTQEGRRRRKPSEKVRTLQGAVKTQQAEAKKKKSLSSPPWKKRSCTSRSKQEVVIQNPPLTPLPSFCLCPGQSMWVMTPHGLIQLADAPPQGLQLALVPALLGNSNGQQATPPLPLPADSLAAPQPAAPQPAPQSAAPQPPPVLVLENLPGQNQSRLLPAPLSCPEPVPRPIILQPVSNPGAPELHPKLILPYKGTVKADHSVPPPLQREALQFDPSLMFRESQKEVHDWLSSQRGVVVPGVGVAFPYLPPFVSSLSTLNALLQARTSLTESTLQLLSRESEPRHPQIDPDSTKTTSSPDLPDSTTDCKPATDNTAPSVDLQEEVELVVTVRQLVAERFSEICTAE
- the snapc4 gene encoding snRNA-activating protein complex subunit 4 isoform X1, giving the protein MSVSLSAERDRIQRQVEELEQILSVTNTDMELLSSETDDESADDDTEEEGKSAAGLLAQRAKIQQEIQNLETILGPHSPVCVSDDDSSSESELGLSASVDSCLQMNLVYQQVVQETLDQLETLLDQNHRQQKEVTSQLSGPIKESSREPGPPSSCQQPINMFLGRFFKPYFKDKLTGLGPPANEETKLKTVRMSGCLENKKLKVKRWASWQKTLLIDSVSRDGLRRLIQPKLSRVDYLTQKLSSAEETDRQQLREQIDSLEREIDLLREKKEEELIGDRYEEHDWQRISNIDFEGTKEAEDLRSFWQNFLHPSINKSSWSQQEVEELKEVSRRHGERDWESIAEELGTGRTAFLCLQTFQRFVSDSLRRGSWTPSEDALLRELVDKMRIGNFIPYSQMSYFMEGRDPSQLLYRWAQALDPSLKRGPWTPDEDQLLLQAVSRYGEKDWWKIRFEVPGRTDSSCRDRYYDCLKEDIKRGPFDKKEQLLLLMLVKKHGVGRWAKIAAEIPHRLDAQCLREWRKLSKTLPLPAQKHGGKKTPTTNDGEAKTKEKIKVAQTRRSLKTRLKKVKEKEEQEETSDEEEEALVEYMDSDEEKKKVKKAMGVLRSEELEEEEKAYDFPPIQEWTSTDAQSFTFLSFRPVELPSSGDAYKGKPVRSTILGDFGQSVVIGPPPRDLQWYKRHSSNTMMMVSPEQLQAYLQVQMNTFDNLNGKVQTGKRNLPEVTGGGLDYELQAAVTPWIGNLLIPAKTRLTATDALRERGEKTPLSSTSVFLIFIQTLNVDSEGCKKMIQQRKNKVMSSILHSGNTINLNTVAGMLEKKRLVNKQQDKLILAQRGVLHHKDKQKHQPRQLALLQQPPLLCPPSMPPQHLLQVPPKMHPQMSPVSLFSHPASTQLMPATSLTSTSPCRPPPAVVTSMLPSSPHRLNAPPVIVVQMPLNTTSTCSASFHQLPRLAPAPSINQHVSIGSTPPSQNAVSSISSIPITFSSQPSPALSPSSSIQNPLKDTQEDQQAVCGSQNEVDLGAAGNDVGEACPGMDRAGNGVIKEDRRIRKPSLKAKSPQDTAKAKAKAQKKAASSPCRKIQIQNMNSPSQPVGTTPINPVPQTSQRPSPPLVVLPPPTKPDTPSLPVSVNSSQITTPASCSDRTVSAAPPPSISTNQHAAYATLSLQTPLHNDHDYTFTPSLVSDDSQHGFNSDPPIPTPKQPNQHGSDSTPTKKNPKAPPSGRKRAREEQPSVTSSQDDQCVGGAGHVVGRTGDVLGGAGTGVTQEGRRRRKPSEKVRTLQGAVKTQQAEAKKKKSLSSPPWKKRSCTSRSKQEVVIQNPPLTPLPSFCLCPGQSMWVMTPHGLIQLADAPPQGLQLALVPALLGNSNGQQATPPLPLPADSLAAPQPAAPQPAPQSAAPQPPPVLVLENLPGQNQSRLLPAPLSCPEPVPRPIILQPVSNPGAPELHPKLILPYKGTVKADHSVPPPLQREALQFDPSLMFRESQKEVHDWLSSQRGVVVPGVGVAFPYLPPFVSSLSTLNALLQARTSLTESTLQLLSRESEPRHPQIDPDSTKTTSSPDLPDSTTDCKPATDNTAPSVDLQEEVELVVTVRQLVAERFSGNPAYQLLKARFLSCFTVPALLATVQPVTKKIVEKKASQGEEEEEEEQRVIERVKQRRAARSVLLSDGAGVPANHFSGIITTDQTGSEQTGSEQTGPDQIGSDQTGSEQTGLDWTS